The genomic stretch tgaggttaggagttcaagactagcctggccaacatggtgaaaccccatctctaccaaaagacacaaaaattagctgggcatggtggtgcgtgcctgtagacccaggtatttgggaggttgaggcatgagaatctcttgaacctgggaagcagaggttgcagtaactcgagatggcaccactgcactccagcctcaatgacaaagtgagaccctgtctcaagaaaaaaaaaaagtcaaaaaacgaAAGCAGCCTTAGGGAGCTAATGCCACCCTACACCTGTCAGTTCAACATGGATCAATATGTTTGATGCCACCTGGTGTGGGTGAGCCCAGGGTCAGTAGACATTTACAGACACCAGAgaggacattttaacaatgtctCCAAGTCAAAAGGCCCATTCCTCTCCCCAGTAACACGCTCCTACACACGATtccttgctggagaggatgtcTATCCAGGTAATTCTCTGTGGCCACTGGCCACTGATGCCTGATGTTTGTTACGGCAAAGGACATCACCTGCTGAAATGTCCCTGGTTAGAGACCTGATACATCAACTCATGTAATAAAGAGATTCATTACTTGCTTCATCCTTGAGAGAAGCCCTTCCATTAATCAGTATGAAGAAGCTCTACCATGTAGGGGTGTGTGGAGGCCACCCCTCGTGTTAGAAAGTGGAAAATCCTGGCCCCAGAAAGTGGGTGAGTTTATGACCATTTAGATGAAAATCAAGGACAAGTGCACACATCTATTCTTGTGTAAACTGCTGGGCACTGTGTGTACTGCAGTGTCAACAAGCAGTTTCCAGTGTGGGCCATGGGAACTTTGATGGCCCCTGAGGAGAAGCCAGGACTGGTTGGGTAAAAAGAGTGTGGCACACATCACCTGTACCCTCCTATGGcttgtcaattattttttctgaatgtgGGTCCAatccaaaatttatatatatatatatagatatacatatatagatatacgtatatagatatatgtatatatatatacatatatgtgtgtatatctatatatgtatatctatatatttgtcAGACAAGGTCTctatctgttgcccaggttggagtaaaGTAGTGTGATTACagctctccacctcctgggcttgagatcctcccacctcagcctcttgagtggctagGAGTACAgctgtctgccaccatgcctgactttttttttttttttttttggtagaaaccagtcttgttgcccaagctggtctctaactcctagcctcaagcgatcctcccatctctgcctctcaaagtgctgggataacaggtgtgagccactgcgcctggcccaaagtattttaaaaggtagCCATCTGTGAGGCCAGGCAGATCTTCCTGCCTGGGCTCCTGGTGAATTCTAGAATGTGGTCAAGGGCAGGCATGGGAGGAAGCCCTGCAGGAGTGCACCATGGGGTGGGGGAGCATGGACTTCACCTGGGCAGATTAAATTAGGAAAGGGTCGGGAGAGACAGTCAGATCATACACAGGAGAGTTTCGGGTGAGAGGACCAAAGGCCGAAACACTCCTGGAGCTTCTGATAAGGGTCTGGAGAAGCCTGGCAGGCACACAGAGCCTTCACCTTTGCCCTGGAAGCCAAGCTGTGCCCTTCCCCAGGATGACGTAAATGGTGTCAGGGACACCACGagctttttggctttttttttttttttgagacagatttttgctttttcacccaggctggagtgcagtactgggatgaaggctcactgcagcctcaacctcccctgcTAAAgtgacctcccacctcagcctcccaagtagttgggactacaggtcaCCCTCCCCTGCTAAAGTgacctcccacctgagcctcccaagtagctgggactacaggtcacCCTCCCCTGCtaaagtgaccctcccacctcagcctcccaagtagctgggactacaggtcacAAGGCACCACAGCGCActaatttcttctaattttttgtacacaccgagtctcactatgttgcccagggaggcctccaaatcctgggctcaagtgattctcccccttggccttccagtgtgttgggattacaggcgtgagccaaccgCACCCAACCACTGCAGCATCTTAGATCTGTTTTCGGATTTGGGGACTGGAGGCTTCTGTTCCCCAAGGACCACTAACATTGTCTGAGGCCCCTTTGGAGGGGTCAGAGCGCCCCCCTAGCAAAGGACGCCACACACTCAGAGCCAGATGCTGCGAGAAGCTGTTATTGTTATTACCGGCCGGCAGCACTGGCTACAGCCCCAATCATAAGAGGGAAATGGACTGAATTCCCGCACCCTCAATACCTCACCCACTCCAGCCCAAGGCTGCCGACCCGGCCTGGCATGTCCCGGCGCTCCTGGGGTCCCTGTACTCCGCTGGTTCCTCGCCGTGGTGTCCCGCAGCCCGACCCCTTCTGCGCTTCTAGGAGCCCACCCTGGGTGGTGGGGAGGCGTCGCGTGGGGCTCACGAGTTCCACGCTGTCATCTCCACCAGCTCCTACCTCTCAGGCACCTTCCCTCCCCGCACTGTCAGGTTCTGCCTCCGCAGCATTTGGCAGATCTGAGCCCGGTCCCTGTCACCCCTCCGCGGGAGCCTCACCCTGGCCGTGGACTAGAAGCAGCAGGAGCCCACAGGCTACCGCGCTCAGCCGCGCCCGAAGTCGGTGCAGCCGCATGGTCGGCTCGCTGGTCTCGGTTCGCTGCCGGCGATCACGCTGCTGTTCACCCAGAGGCTGCCCCAGGTCGTTCCAGCCGTGGATCAAGTGCCTTGCCCAGCCTCGGAGTTTGGACTGGGCAGGGAGTGGGCGGGGTGCGCTAGCTTGGGCCAAGGAAAGGTGGGTCTGGCAGGAGAGCCGGACTGAGCAGTCATAGGTGGGTGGGGATCTAGTGGCAGGCAGGTCCGGGCACGGCCACTTCCCCTCTGCCCGGGCCCCTTTGGCATCCTCGGAAGGGGCTGGGCGGCTTCTGTAGCCCCTCCGCGATCCAGGGAATCCTCTCCTCAAACCTGTCCTTGTCCACAGGCCCGATGAGCGTGCTGGGGGATCGATAGGAGGGGGCAATAAACTAGAATTGGAGACCCCAGgagggcttctctgaggaggtgcACATTCAGGATCCCCCCAGATGGAGAAATGGGAAAGAACTTGATCGGGGTGAAGGAACCGCTTGAGCAAAGGCAGGGAGGCGTGATGGCGCCCTTCATTCTAGAAGCTCCTCCTTGCTTTCAGGACTCAGTTTCCTGGGTTCCCCTTCACGGCCCCTCATCCCCTTACAGTCCAGGGCCTGAGGGTCTCCGCGGTCCCCTCCCTACTCAGTCACGCCCATCTTTTGAAACGTACACGTGACCGCGGCACTTCTTAAGGACCGCCCCCCTTTGCCTTGGTGgctttcagtttcctcacctcccGCGGAGACCACGGCCATGGTCATTTATCCACTTGACAAACATTTCACCAGCGCCTGCCGGTCCGAGCGATGGGGACGCCGTACTCCTGGGCCTATGGTGCAGCAGGGGACGCAGGCGCGTCACCGGGAGGTCCCGAGACACTAGGAGCCCTGCCAGGCCAGAGGCGACCAACCGTCCTGGATACGGGAGCTCCCGGCCAGCCTGACTTCCAGGAGGAAGCGGTGTGGGGATCACCTCCGACCGCCTTTAGTGCCCCCTGAGACCTGGCTCTGGCCTCTACGTTTCAGCCCGCTACTGGCTCGCACGACCCAGCGCCGCCAAGGTCCCTTCTCAGCGCCTTTGCTCCAGCGACCATCATGTTCCCGAGTCGGAGCGGCCAGCGCCGTGGTCACGGATTCTCTCACACCTCAGGCGGAGAACCCACAACGCGGCGTGTCCCTCGCGCGACCCCGTCGCCACGCCACGCCCCCTTCCCGTTCTCCGGAAGTGCGCGGGTAGGAGCGGAAGCGCAGGCCTGCTGGGATCGGCGGTGGTGGTTCCGCGATGGTAGGCGGCGGCGGGGTAGGCGGCGGCCTCCTGGAGAATGCCAACCCCCTCATCTACCAGCGCTCTGGGGAGCGGCCCGTGACGGCGGGCGAGGAGGACGAGCAGGTTCCCGACAGCATCGACGCACGCGAGATCTTCGATATCCGCCGCTGCTGGGCGCGGGCGGGTTCCGGGGGCTTGCGGTGGGGGGAGCAGTGATGTCGAGCAGCTGGTGGAGCCGCATCCCAGCAGGGCGTTCTTGACAGAGGGTTCTGAGTGGGCAAGGGCGTAGAGTCCCTTTTCCTTCACTTCCCACATCTGATTCGCTCCATCAATGACCCGGAGCATCCACTGACGCTAGAGGAGTTGAACGTAGTAGAGCAGGTGCGGGTTCAGGTGAGTCACTTCCGAGGGGAGCGAGTTGTTCCAGAGAGTCAGAAAGGTTTCTGTGCACCAGGAGCTGGCGTGCTCTACGCTCACGAACACTGAAGGGTATCTTAGGGAAGGGAGATTGTGCCTATTTTATGGGTGTTGAAACGGAGGCCCATAGAAGTTGGGTGATTTGCCCAAAGCAACAAACTAAGAAGAGGGGCCTTGGGCTGAGGGTGGTTGACTCTTGACATCTCCCCTCCACAACCAGGTTAGCGACCCCGAGAGTACAGTGGCTGTGGCCTTCACACCAACCATTCCGCACTGCAGCATGGCCACCCTTATTGGCCTGTCCATCAAGGTCAAGCTTCTGCGCTCCCTTCCTCAGCGTTTCAAGGTAAGTTGGAGCTGAGCCCCGGGAGTGGGACCAGGCATTGAGGGTCTACTGCTGAGGATGGGGACTGGGAGAGCATGAACATGGAGAGGACATCAGAGTGGGGCCTGGAAGGATCCCCATTAGCAGAGAGGAAACTGGGAGGAAGCTTTCCAAGTCGATGTGACAAGAATAAAGATCTGAGCTGGAAAGTGGAGAAAAGTATTGAAGAGTGTGGCAGGAAGGGCAGCAGGGAGCGGCAGATGGGTTTGGACCAGGGGTGGGGCACAGGCAGCACTTTAAGTCAGCAGTAGTGGGCCAGTTCTTTGGACAGAATTGGAATAgctagggccgggcgcggtggctcacgcctgtaatcccagcactttgggaggctgaggcgggtggatcacctgaggttaggagttggagaccagcctggccaacatggtgaaacctcatctctactaaaaatacaaaaattagcggggggtggtggcatgtgcctgtggtcccagctacacgggtggctgaggaaggagaatcaaattgaacctgggggacagaggttgcagtgagccaagatcactctactgtactccagcctgggcaacagagcaagactcagtcttgaaaaaaaaaaaaaaagaattggaataCTTGTGGATGGGTTTGGGGTGTAACGGAAGGGCCAGAGTCCAAAGGCATGATTAGGAGGAAGGATCAGCTGGAAATGGTGCCTGAGGGTCTGGGGGCTGCAGGGAAAAGTGTGGGTCGGTGGGTGGGTGTTCAGGCCCTGGTTATCTCCCTCCCAGATGGACGTGCACATTACTCCGGGGACCCATGCCTCAGAGCATGCAGGTAAGTGTGGACTGGTGGTGAGGGTGTTGGCCCGGGCACCCCCTAAGCAGTCTGAGGCTTCCCCCTTGCACAGGAGTCTATGGGCAAGACTGGGGATGGGTAACTGCATGAGTGAAATTGCCAGAGACTCCTCAGTGTAGGTTATAACCTAAACCAAAGCTGGCCTGACAAGACTCTCCTGTGCTTACCATGTCCTCTTCTCCCAAATCCCCTCTCACCAAATATACAGGACCAGAATGTGTCAGGCTTCAGCAGCGCAGGAGGCAGCCAGGGGGAGGGATCCTAACAAGGCAGATTAGGTGGGCTCACGTGGTTGAAGTAGCCTGATCAAGATGTGGGGTCCTGGGAAGGAGGTGACAGGAGGGCTCTGTTGCTGTGGGGGACAGATCCTATACAGAGGTTCAGAGGTAGGGCTGGCTAGCACTCTGGCCAGAGCCTAGCTTTGACTCTGCCTTCCCCACACCCTCCTTCCCACCTAGTGAACAAGCAACTTGCAGATAAGGAGCGGGTGGCAGCTGCCCTGGAGAACACCCACCTCCTGGAGGTTGTGAATCAGTGCCTGTCAGCCCGCTCCTGAGCCTGGCCTTTGGCCCCTCAGCCTGCATACTGTTATCCTGGTCCCAGCTCCTGCCAGGGCTCTTACCCTTGTTTTCTTGAGTCACTCACAATGAGAaactaacattttgttttttgtaataaAGTTAATTTATATTCAGTTCCCAGCGTGCCTTGGTGTCTTTCATCTTGGTGGAGTCATTTGGAGTTTGAGGGGGGATGGTGGTAGTAAGTGCCTCTGAAGGGTGGTGTACTTGCAACTTTtcgtaaaataaaatcaaaatggaaagaGTAGTGTATGAATGTGCCTGtatgcccaccaccaccactagaGTCAACAGTTGTTGACATATTGCAACACTGGTCTTATTTATGTGTGCGTATGTAAATATCATTAAGTAAGCTGCAGAGACTTGACTCTTCACTTTGAAGTACTGCAGCCCCTATAGTCAATATAAGCCTGTATAGCCACAATACTTTTATCTGATCAGAAAATGAACAGTTCCTCAATACCATCTAATACCCAGGCATATCTGGATTTCCCTAATGTGTCATtcatagttgtttttgttttgtttttgagacaaggtcttaccctgttgcccaggcctaGGAGCAGTGGCaagattgtagctcactgcagcctccaactcctgggttcaagcaatcctccagccttggcctcccaagtagcttggattacaggcatacaccaccattcctggccaaattttttttcttcgaggggacagagtcttgctctgttgcccaggctggaatacagtggcacaattatacctttctgcagccttgacttcctgggttcaagggatcctcccacttcagcctcccgaatagctgggactgcaggcatgcaccaccatgcctggctaatttttaattttcttgtagagacagggtctcctaggttgcccaggccggtctctagctcctgggcttaagtgatcctcctgcctcatcctcccaaaatgttgggattacaagtatgagccaccctAACCAGccgaattttttttaaaatttatttatttatttatttatttttattttttatttttttgggtagagatgaggccttgctgtgttgcccagcctggtcttgagtTCTtgtcctcaagcaattctctcacctggtctgccaaagcactgggattataggcttgagtaTCACACCTagctgtttttcagtttttttttgtttttttttgtttttttttttgagacggagtctcgctctgtcgcccaggctggagtgcagtggcgcaatctcggctcactgcaagctccgcctcccgggttcacgccattctcctgcctcagcctctccgagtagctgggactacaggcgcccgccaccaagcctggctaattttttgtatttttagtagagacggggtttcaccgtggtcttgatctcctgacctcgggatccgcccgcctcggcctcccaaagtgctgggattacaagcgtgagccaccgcgcctggctgtttttcagtttttttaattcaaaacaaCATTTTGTTAAGAGGTAGTGtattgctctgccacccaggctggagtgcagtgatatgatcagagctcactgtagcctcaacctcctaggcccaagtgatcctcttgcctcagtctcccgagtagctgggactacaggcatgtgctaccatgccaggctaattttttaattttttgtagagactgggtctccctatgttgcctaagctggtctcaaactcccaggctcaagcctcacaaagtgctgggattacaggtgtgaacaccatgcccggccctttgtcttttttcacagtgattttttggaaaagttcAGAGAAGTCCCAGTCCTGCAGTCTGATTTGTTCCTGATATGTGTTGCCTGTAACTGGAAATTGATCTAAAGGCCTCAATGAGTCCAGGTTTGAGCTTTTTGATGAAAACCCTGCCCAGGAatggcatatatattttataaacccACTAGTAGGTGTGTGATGCCAGCTTTTGCTGCTGTTAGTGATGGCCATCTGGTCCCTGGTAAGGGCAGTGACATCAGACTTCTCTGTTGAAGGGAACCTGAGGCACCCTCTCAATCAGCCCTCCCAAAGGCGTGTGTCACCCCCAGTGTTGAGTAAGAGGGAAGCTCAGCACCGTGAAGTGATGTGCTCGGGTCTAAGGCCTCTGCCTCCCCTTGGCCCTGTGCCCAGATTGCATTTGGACAGACTGTAGGGCTTAGACCTTGGCTTAGCCGCTTAGGATCACTTTCCCAGGGGAACATCCTTCCTGCCTTAGTCTCATTCTCTGAGGATAAATGGCAATATTAAGAAGCAGTGCCCAACCCCACCTCATCCCTACTGAGGCCCAGATGTGATTGTGGGCAGAGAAACCTCAGTAGGGATCCTGGCCATTTTGCAGATCTGTTCTTGAGGGCCTGCTGACAGCATTGAGCCTATCCTAAGAATGGAATTCAGCCGAGGGCTTTACACTTACTATCTAGTTAGTTCTCCATCCAGCCCTATGCAGCAAttgctgtcctctctctctctctcaggcgTGTGCCATCGCACCTAGCTTGCTATTCTTTATCCCCAATTTTTGGACAGGAAATGGGCTTCTAGAATAAATGTAGTCATTATGCATGGGTTCTACATCCATGGGTACAACCCACTGTGGATCGAAAATGTAGTTAGGCCTAGGATGACTGTATCTGTACTAGACATGtacaaactttttttcttgttattcccTAACCAATGCAGTCTAACAACAACTTACaatacattgtattaggtattacagTAGTAATCCGGAGATGACTTAAAATATATGGAAGAATGTGCAGAGGTtaaatgcaaatactatgccattttatataagagacttgatCTCAGCCACTgaagttgaatttaaaaaataaagtaaaaaaatatgaaaaggagtTAGTTAAGTATTCATGGATTTTGGGATTCatggggatcctggaaccaatcccctgtggataccaaggAACAACTCtaatttgcttctcttttttttttttttgagacggagtctcgctctgtcacccaggctggagtgcagtggtgcaatctcggctcactgcaagctccgcctcccggattcacgccattctcctgcctcagcctctcctagtagctgggactacaggcgcctgccaccacgcctggctaatttttttttgtatttttagtagagatggggtttcaccgtggtctcaatctcctgacctcatgatccgcccgcctcggcctcccaaagtgctgggattacaagcgtgagccaccgcgcccggcctctaattTACTTCTCAATACGtctagccgggcacagtggctcacacttgtaatcccagcattttgggaggctgatgtgagaggatcgcctgagcccagcattttgggaggctgatgtgagaggatcgcctgagcccagcagtttgaggcaagcctgggcaacatagcaagatcctgtctctaaaataaaatttttgtgtgtaattagtggggaatggtggtgcatgcctgtggttccagctacttgggaggtggaggtgggaggatcacttgagcccaggaggttgaggctgcagtgagctgttgtgccactgtactccatcctgggtgacagagcaagaccctgtctcaaaaaaaaaagacttctggcTAGGGAGTAAAGGAGGCCCTGAGCAGCTTGATAGGTGCTGTGCAGCTGGCAGGGGGCGCCGTTGCCTACAGAAGGGGCTAAGCCCATCCTGAACCCCAACTCCTATTGCCCCCACTCGGCTCACTCTTAGGAGGGAGTGGTCTCACCACCTAATGACCAAGAGGAGGTGCTAGATCTGGCTACCTAAGATCAGAGAGGTGAAGCCATCAGCCCCTATTGCCCAGAGCTGCTTCATCTGTGATAGGGGGATAGTCATGGCAACCACTCGGGACTGCTCTTGGGAGATTTAAATGGGTCTAGGCCTAGCTCTGATGATCTAGGCACTGTATCCcgcacagatgaggaagctgagggctCCAGAGAGGCAGGGTGAGCAGCTGAGCCCCGGGGAGCCTTCCCAAGCTGAAGGCCTCACCCTGCGACGTGTGTACCTTCTGCCTGACAGTCCCTGTCTGAGGTGGCCATGGCGTCTGTGTTGAGCTGGGGACAAAGGGAGTCATGGGGGCGGCAGGTGTGGTTGAGTCATTTGGCTGGCCTTCCTGGCAGCCAGGCCATGGTGGGTAAGGGACACCAAACTGCTCATGCCACAGCTGATGTATCAGATAGTTCTCTTGTCACTCTTGACTCATCAGTGCCTGGCCCCTGGCTGCCTGCAGGGCCACCATCTGTGCATCCTGGGCCAGTGCCCAGGGAACTTTCTGGAACCCCAGATGCTATCTGAGGACACGGGTACAGGGGGTGGTGAAGTTTGAGGTTCCTGAAACCCTCCACCAGGTATCTCTGGCTCTGCTGTTTCTGGCCTGTGACCCCTCAGGCCTTGGTTACCATGTCTACAAAATGGGAACAACAAATCATAGCTTGAGTTTGACCCAGGGATTAGATGACATGTATGAACATGCCCAGCCATGTCTATTTTTGCTCATCATCCTGCCCCCAGCacaagggcctggcacacagtaggcatttagTACAGGACTgcggaatgaatgaatgcattggGCCTTAGAACACAGCAGAGGCCCTGGGGCCTGAAGGCTGTGGTGTGAGGAGGGGGTGGGGACACTGAAGCCCAGCCCAGTTCCTCTGCAACATCTTGTCACCTGAGGGAGGGGGAAGAGTGTGGGGTCCTGCAGAGAGGAGACATGGGTATGGGGCTAGGGCAGAGGTATCTGCATTGTTCCTGAGACCTCTGCCCCACTCCTGGACAGACCACCGTCCTGGAGAGAGTGGAGCAGAAACAGGAGAGGGACCACAAATTCACCTAACCTGCCCCATCCAACcaaggatgatgatgataaacGTGCTCTTAGTGAGATATTACTGTGTGTCCAACTTGAGCCAACTACTGTGCCTCTGcatttcatgtttgttttgtCTCATAATAACCGTCAGGAAAGGATGATCCCTGTTCTAcactggagaaactgaggctcagcctAGATAAATGGACACAGGTGAAACAGCTAGCAAGGAGCACAGCTGGGATCTGAAGCCCGGGTGGACCTAGGAGTGGTTCTGGCCTCAGTTTATTCCTCCTGGGCAGCCATGCTCAGCCCAGAGAGCTGGGAGGACCAGGTGATGGGAGTGGGGGTGTCTCAAGGTCGTGTCCTGGTGTTAATCCCTGGGGCCCCTGGCCATATCTAGCTTGTGGTGAGTGTCTCTGGCCTGTTGGAGCAGCCACTGGAATGCCTGGGGCTTGAGTGGCCCTTTGTGGATGCAGTTCCCTTGGCAATGAAGAAACACTGCTGAGGTCAAGAGCTCAGATTGCCAGAGGGGAAACCCAGCCCTCCTTCTTTGCATGGCCCCCTGCTGGGAAGGGCCACAGCTaccccccaccctcaccctctgCCAGACACCTAGGGGCTCTTTCCAGTGGCACAATTGTGGGGTTGGAGGGGGCACAGGCAGCCCAGCCAGGATTCCTCATGGGAAGTGTGTGCTGGCTCTTTAGACTTGTCTGCTAATGGGAAGCTCTGCCCATAACTCCCTCTTCCCACTGGAGTTCATTCAGGAAGCCAGAATCAGCATGGGGATGCTCAGGCCTCCAAGATCCCCTAGGACCATGGGCAGGCCACCCCTCAGCCCAGCTTTTGCCTACTTTGGAGACCTCAAGGACAAGAGGGCCCTAATCTTACCGAGCCAGGTCCTCCTCAATCCGAGGGCTTCTTAGGCATTGCCAAGGAAACTGATGCAGCAGCCAAAGAGCCTGGCCCAGGTCTCCATGACAACCTACTACAACCCACCAGGGTCCATCCATCTGTGATGTCACCTGAGCCCCAAATGGatgccctcccacccccaccacactTGTCACAATCAGATGTCACAGTCTGATAGCAGGTCCCTGTCACAAAATACCTCACAGCCTGACCTGCAGCCCTCACACCCCTGAGAGATGAGCAGGGAGCTAAGACACTCCTCATGCCTTGACCACACCCTGTGTTTATGCCCCTCTTGGGTGTGGGCCTGAACCTCTAGGCCCTGGATGTGCCCTGGGTGGCTGGCTCAGCCTGCAGctagagggaagaagggagaccTTGACGACTCAAAGTGGCTGGCTCCAGCTGGCATTCAACACCCACTGGCCTGGATTTCCCCAACTCTGGGCAACTTCCAGTCCAGGAGCAGAAtaaccagggccagggccagggctggggcagattatttatttttagcagagttgCTGGCAGCTGCCTGGTGGGTGCTGGGAGGTGGGATGGGGACTGAGTTTAATCCCTTCTCTCTTCTGGGCTGGGGTTTCCTCCCCGGGATTCAAGCAGGCATCTCCACCTGCAACACTGTCagagctgcccccacccccagcagcccTCTTAGGGCCCCCAGGGGCTCATGGGGTGACACCAACCCTCACACTGAAGGGTAGGCTCGTTAGGGAGAATCTTCAACTCCAGGATGGGGAGGGAGTGGAAAGGATTTTGTGTGAATTTAGGACACCCCCTAAATTCTAGCTCAGACCTGAGCCTATGGCGAGTGGGTGTCATGGGCAGAGAAGGGGGATCTCTGTCCAGCCTGTAACTAGTTTACTTGCTAAGAGGACGAACCGGGActtggggagagggaagggagaattCACTCTCACGGGGCCAGACCGAATGCTTCTCCAGAGGGCAGTTGCTGCTCTTGGCTGGTTGAGTTTACCCCGCTGCCTGCCTCCCCATCACGTACTCCCCCAGCaacctcactctctctctccttctcacacacacacacacagccccggACCTCGCCTACCGGTCAGCCCCTCTATTCCCAGACAGCTACCGCTACTCCCCTGGCGGGTAGGGCGGGGTGTCGGGGGTGTGAGGTccgaggaggaggtgggggattCCCCTGGTGGGGGTGGACAGACACGTCAGCCCCCGCAGCAGCGCGGACCGGGGGCGGGAGCGGGGGCGGGTGGAGGCTTAAATAGGTGGCTCTGGAGCCAGAGCCCAGTGCGGGCTGAGAAGGCGGTGGCTGCCGCAGCAGCGGCGGCGGAAACCCGAGAGTCCGAGTCCGGACTACGAGTGGGTGGCATCCTAATCCCGATCCTAGTCCTGAGCGTGTCTGTGTGCGAGTGGGTGAGTGTCCTGGAGGAGCGGGGTCGGGGCAGCTGCAGATGGATGCGTCAGGTCCGGAGGGGTCCCGGGTGAGGGCTCCGCGACCtcggggctgggggagggctgCGGCGGGACCTCGGCCGGAGCATCCCGTCTGACTCCAGGTTGGGCAGGTGCGCCCCGGGTCCCGCCTCCCTCGCGGCTTACACAGCCACCCGGGTTCCTGATCCCCTAGACGGCCCCGGACGCGATGACCCTGAACGGCGGCGGCAGCGGAGCGGGCGGGAGCCGCGGCGGGGGCCAGGAGCGCGAGCGCCGTCGGGGCAGCACACCCTGGGGCCCCGCGCCGCCGCTGCACCGCCGCAGCATGCCGGTGGACGAGCGCGACCTGCAGGCGGCGCTGGCCCCCGGTGCCCTGGCGGCGGCCGCGGCCGGGACGGGGACCCAGGGTCCCAGACTGGACTG from Nomascus leucogenys isolate Asia chromosome 2, Asia_NLE_v1, whole genome shotgun sequence encodes the following:
- the CIAO2B gene encoding cytosolic iron-sulfur assembly component 2B — protein: MVGGGGVGGGLLENANPLIYQRSGERPVTAGEEDEQVPDSIDAREIFDLIRSINDPEHPLTLEELNVVEQVRVQVSDPESTVAVAFTPTIPHCSMATLIGLSIKVKLLRSLPQRFKMDVHITPGTHASEHAVNKQLADKERVAAALENTHLLEVVNQCLSARS